The Streptomyces sp. ALI-76-A nucleotide sequence GGCGTGGAGGACGGCACCTACTACCTGTCGCTGACCATGCCGGCCGACTTCAGCAGGCGCATCGCGTCCAGCTCGGGCGACTCCCCCGAGACGGGCGCGCTCCAGGTCCGTACGAACGACGCCAACAACTACATCGTCGGGCAGATCTCGCGGACGGTGTTCAGCGAGGTGCGCACGGCCGCGTCCACCAAGGCGTCGCGGTCCTTCCTGGACCGGATCTTCATCTCGTTCTCCGGCATCCACGGCGAGACGGTGAAGGCCGCGAAGGGCGCCGACGACCTCAAAGGCGGCATCGGCAAGGCGGAGAAGGGATCCAAGGACCTGGCCGACGGCCTGAAGGACGCCAAGGAGGGCAGCGGCAAGCTGTCCAGGGGACTGACGAGGCTCGACAAGGGCGCCGGCGATCTGGAGAACGGTTCACGGCGAGTCGCGGAGGGCACACAGGCTCTCGCCGACAAGGTCAACGGCGTCGCGGACAAGGTGGGGCCCTTCCTGGAGGACAACGAGAAGACCATCGGCGACACGGCCCAGCTGGTCGCCGACTCGGCCGGGACGATCCGCACCAACCTCGACACACTGGTGGAGACCGCCCCGACGGCCGCCAAGGGAGCGCACACGGCCTCCGACACGCTGAACGACGTCCACAAGGCGCGCTGCGAGGATCCCGTCCTGCCGGACGCCGCCTGCGCCGACCTGAAGAAGGCCCGGCAGGCCGCCGCCGACGTGGCGAAGGTCGCCGATGACGTCGACACGCTGGTCGCGGACCAGGACGGCGACCTGACGAAGCTCGACGGCCACCTCGGCACGCTCCAGAAGCAGGCCCAGGCGCTCGCCGACCGGGCCCCGCGCCTCTCCGAGAACCTCGACGACGCCGTGTCGAGGATCAACGAGCTGAACACGGGCGCCGGGAAGGTCGCCGCCGGCGCCAAGCGGCTGCACACGGGGCTCGGCACGGCCGAGACCGGCGCGTCGGACCTGGACGAGGGCGTCGGTGACCTGAGGACGGGCGCCGAGACCCTGAACGGCGGCATGTACAAGCTGGTCGACGGCTCCGGGAAGCTGTCGAACGGTCTGCACGACGGCGCCGAGCAGATCCCCGACTACGACGCGAAGGCCCGCGACCAGCGCACCGGGGTGATGGCGGACCCGGTCCGGCTCGTCTCCGAGGACCTGCACAAGGCTCCCAACTACGGCACCGGTTTCGCCCCGTACTTCATCCCGCTGTCCCTGTGGGTGGGCGCGATGGTCGCCTACATGGTGATCACCCCGTTGAACCGGCGCGCCCTGGCGGCGGGCGCCTCCGCCTGGCGGATCGCGCTGGCGGGCTGGCTGCCGGTGGTGGCGATCGGGGTGCTCCAGACGGTGGCCCTGATGTCCGTGCTGCACTGGGCGGTCGGCCTGGAGATGGCACGGGCGGCCGGCACGGTGGGCTTCCTGTTCCTGGTGACGGCGTGCTTCGCGGCGATCGTGCAGTGGCTGAACGCCCGCTTCGGGGCGGCGGGCCGGATCCTCGTCCTGGCCCTGCTGATGTTGCAGTTGACGTCCGCGGGCGGCACCTACCCGGTGCAGACCAGCCCGGACTTCTTCAACGCGCTGCACCCCTTCCTGCCGATGAGCCACGTCGTGGACGCTCTGCGCAGGCTGATCACCGGCGGCGGTCTGGGCCCGGTGTGGCAGGCGTGTGCCGTGCTGGCGGCCTTCACCGCGGGCGCCCTCGCGCTGACGGCCGTGTCGGCCCGCCGCCGTCAGGTGTGGACGCTCGACCGGCTGCACCCGGAGCTGACCCTGTGAGCCCTTCGGTGACACCCCGGCCCACGGCTCCTGTGAGAATCAGGACCATGGAAAGCAGCAGCGCCACGCCGGGTGTCAGCACGCGCCGCGAGGCCACCCGGCAGAAGCTCTACGAGGCCGCCGTCACGCTCATCGCCGAGCAGGGGTTCTCCGCCACCACCGTGGACGAGATCGCCGAGCGGGCCGGGGTCGCCAAAGGCACCGTCTACTACAACTTCGCGAGCAAGTCGGTCCTCTTCGAGGAGTTGCTGCGGCACGGCGTGGGACTCCTCACCGCCTCCCTCCGGGAGGCGGCCGAGCGAACCGCCGGCCAGGGCGGCACGAAGGTGGACGCCCTGGACGCGATGATCCGCGCGGGGCTCGTCTTCATCGACCGCTACCCGGCCTTCACCCAGCTGTACGTGGCGGAGCTGTGGCGCACCAACCGGGCCTGGCAGTCCACCCTCATGGTCGTGCGGCAGCAGGCGGTGGCGGTCGTCGAGGACGTGCTCCGCGAGGGCATCGCCAACGGCGAGTTCAGTGACGAGATCGACGTGCCGCTGACCGCGGCCGCGCTGGTCGGCATGGTGCTGGTGGCCGCCCTGGACTGGCAGGCCTTCCAGAAGGAGCGCTCCCTGGACGACGTCCACGCGGCGCTGTCCCGGCTGCTCCAGGGCCGGGTGAGCGGTCGCCGCTGAGGACGGGCCCGCAGACGGGACCGGAGACGCGGACGGAGACCGCGGACCGGGGCCCGACACGGGACCTGGGGACGGGGACGGAGACCGCGAACAGGGACGCGGACAAGGACGCGGACAAGGACGCGGAACGCACGAAAGCGCCGGTCCGATGTGGCCGCGTCCCCCGCGGGCCACCTCGAACCGGCGCTTCCCTGTGCTCCCCCGTTCCCCGTTCCCCCGTCGCGCCCCCGTTCGGTCGTCCCCCGGTCCCCCGCTCCCCCGGTCTCCCCGTGCCTCGCTCCCGCCGGCACCGGCCGGCGGAAGGAGCGGATCGGGGCGGCTCCGTTCCGGCGCCCCGTGTCGCCGGTGCCGGAGCCGGTCCCCTTCTCCGTGCCCCCACTCTCTCGTTCACGCAGGTCGGCCCCCATCCGCGCGCGTACTCAACTCACCCCCTAGGTACGCGTACTCAGTTCTGCGCACGCGGCCCCAGGACGCCCTGCCGCCGACTGGCTACGATCGCGTCCGTGTCCGTACTCCCCTTGGTCTTCACCAGCGGCTGGGCCAGCGGCGTCAACGCGTACGCCGTCGTGCTGCTGCTCGGCGCGTTCGGCGCGACGGGGCTGAGTGACGACGTCCCCGAGAGGCTCCAGCGGCCCGAGGTGCTCGTCGTGGCGGGTGTGCTGTTCCTGTGCGAGGCGGTCGCCGACAAGATCCCGTACGTCGACTCGGCGTGGGACGCGGTGCACACCGTGGTCCGGCCGGCAGCCGGCGCGTGGGTCGGGGCGCTGCTGGCCGGGCAGAGCGGTTCGCTCTCCGATGTGGCGGCGGGCCTGGTCGGGGGTTCGACGGCGCTGGCCAGCCACACGGTGAAGGCGGGCACGCGGATGGCGGTCAACTCCTCGCCGGAACCGTTCAGCAACATCGTCGTGAGTCTGGCCGAGGATCTCGGGGTCGCCGGGATCGTCACGTTCGCGATGTTCCACCCGGAGGCGGCGGCGATCGTCGCGGGTGTGCTGCTGGTCGCCGGACTCGTCGTGATCTTCTTCCTGGCTTCCCGGATCCGCCGGTTCCTGCGGCGCAGGGCCCAGCGACGGGAGGAGCGGCGGCTCGCGGCACGGGCCGGGCCGCCGCCCGGCTGAACCGGGCGGCGGGGACATCGGTCGGGGGCCGGACGGACCGGCGGTCACCGCTGGTCACGGCCCCGCGGCCGGATTGTCGGTGGCGGCCGATAAAGTCGCGGGCATGGCACGGATTGCGGTGATCGGCGCCGGGACGGGCGCGATGGCGGCCGCCGCCCGGCTGGCCGTCGCGGGCCACCGGGTGGCTGTGTACGAGCGGAGCGAGACGTACGGCGGAGCGGTGCGCCGCTTCGAGCGGGACGGCTTCCGCTTCGACACGGGCCCGGGGCTCCTCACCCTGCCCGCGGTCTACCGTGACCTGTTCGTCAAGACCGGCAAGGAGCCGCTCGAGGCGTGTGTCGAGCTGGTCCAGGTCGACCCGTCGGCGCGGCACGTCTTCGCGGACGGCACCGAGGTGTCGCTGCCGAACGCCTCGCGCGCGGGCGTCGTCGCGGCCCTGGAGGAGGCACTCGGGCCGGGCGCCGGGCAGCGCTGGGGCGACTTCCTGGTCCGGGCCCGCGAGGCCTGGGACCGCACCCGCCGGCCGCTCCTGGAGGAGCCCCTGTGGCCCAACTGGCCGGTGCTGGCCGAGCGCGAGCCCTATCCGGCGGTCCCGCACAAGCGTCTGCTGCGTACCCGCCGGGCCACCACCCTCGCCGAGGTCGGCGCCTGGGAGCTGCGCGACCCCCGCCTCACCGCCCTTCTGGAGAGCCACGCGCTGGCGTACGGCCTGGACCCGCGGGCCGCCCCGGCGAGCGCGGCCGTGCTGCCGTACATGGAGCACGCCTTCGGCACCTGGTACGTCCGCGGCGGCCTGCGGGAGCTGGCGCGGGCGGTGTACGAGCGGTGCCTGGCCAGGAAGGTGGAGTTCGTCTTCGGCGCCGAGGTCACCCGGGTGCTGGAGAAGGACGGCCGGGCGGCCGGGGTGGAGCTCGCGGACGGGACCGTGGCGGAAGCGGACTTCGTCGTCGCCGGTGTCGCCCCCGAGGTGCTCAGCCGCGTCGTCGGGGACACGGCGGTGCGGGGCGCGGGCGAGGTTGTGCCGCAGCGCGGGCTGCCGAGCCGTCTGACGGTGCTGCTGGCACTGCGCGGTGGGCGTCCGCAGGGGGCGGCGCACCGGACCGTGGTGCACGCGGAGGACCGCGAACAGGAGTTGGGCCTGCTGTTCGGAACACCGTCCGGGCTGGACAGCCGCCCCACGGTCACCGTCCTGCGTCCCGACGATCCGACGCTGGTCCCGGACGCCGGCCACGAGGCGGTCACGCTCACGTCGGTGGTCCCGGCCCGGCCCGACCGGGGACGGGCGGAGACGGAGGTCCTCGGCCGGCACGCCGAGCAGCTGATCACCCGCGCCGAGCGGGCCGTACCGGATCTGCGCGAGCGTCTCCTGTGGCACGAGGTCCGCACCCCGGCCGACCTCGCGGAGGCCACCGGCGCGGAGGGCGGCGCCGTCCCCGCACCGGCCCTGGCCGCCGGGCACGGCTCGCTGCTGCACCCGGCCAACAGCACCGCCCTGCCGGGCCTGTTCGCCGTCGGCGGCTGGTCGCATCCGGGCGGCGGTCTGCCGCACACCGGCATGTCGGGCACGCTGGTCGCCGGACTGATCGTGGAGGGACCGGAGTTCAGGGGCTCGCGGTGACAGCCACCGCTCAGGAGCGGTACCGCTCGTCTCAGAAGCGGTACTGCTCGTCTCAGAAGCGGTACTGCTCGTCTCAGAAGCGGTACTGCTCGTCTCAGAAGCGGTACTGCTCGTCTCAGAAGCGGTACTGCTCGTCGAACCCGTTGCCCTGGTTCTGGTCGTAGCCCTGCTGGCCGTACTGCTGCTGTTCGGGCGGCAGATCGCCGTACGGGTCGTCGGTGCTGCGCTGCTGCGGCACCCACACCCCGCCCGCCGGGGTCTCGCCGTACGAGCCGGCGCCGTACTGGTCCTGGCCGTAAGCCTGCTGACCGTACTGCTGCTGACCGCCGTAGGAGGCGTCGTAGGAGGCGCCGTCGTAGGTCTGGGTTCCGATGTACGGGTCGGAGTAGGCGGCGTACTGCTGCTGCCCGGCCATGCCGTAGCCGTACTGCTGCTGGTCGTAGCCGGAGTAGCCGTCGTAGGAGTACGCCGGGTCGGCGGCGGCCGTCGCGTACTGGTCCTGGGGCTGCTCCGCGGTGGCGTAGGGAGGGCCGGCGGCGTAGCCGGAATCGCGGTAGACGCCGTACGAACCGGTGTCGTCGGGCAGGGGCTGCGGCTCGAACACCGTGGCGGACGGGGAGCCGACGGGACGGGCCGGGGTGAACACGTCGTCGCGGTCGTGGTCGTCGGGGCCGAAGGCGCCGGTGTTCCGGTCGTACCCGGTGTCGTCGCCGTGGCCCGCCTCGGCCGCTTCGAGGTCGGTGACCTCCAGGGTCGGGTCCTGGCGGGCCGCCCTGCCGCGGCGCCCCTTGGTGCCGTCGGCGCCGGGGCGGCTGACCGCCCAGCCGGCCGCGAACCCGCGGCGGAAGGAGAGCGTGACGTAGGTCTGGCCGACCGCGAAGGCGATCGCACCGAGCGCGATGACGATCACGGACGGGATGAGCACGCCGAGGACGACGCCGAGGAAGCCGCCGAAGGCGAGCAACCGCCAGCGCAGGCGTGCCTTGTACTGCAACAGCACCTCGCCGAGCAGCCACAGCGCGACGACGCCGAACGCGATGTAGAGGACCGTCCAGCCCATGTACGCCCCTCTCCCAGTGGCCGTTACGCAGTGTGTCGTATACCCGTGCGGCCGGTCTAGGCCTGCGGTGAGTCGTGCAGGCCCAGGTTCTCGTAGATCTCCAGTGTCGCCGTGGAGTTGTTGAGCGTGATGAAGTGCAGTCCGGGCACTCCCTCGGCCAGCAGCCGGGCGCAGAACTCCGTGGCGAATTCGATACCGATGGAGCGTACAGCCGCCGGATCGTCCTTGACTGTGAGGATCCGCTCTTTCAGGGCGGGCGGGAAGGCCGCGTTGGTGAGGGACGGAACCCGTGCCAGCGTCTTCACACTGCCGATCGGCATGACCTCGGGAATGATCGGGGTCTCGCAGCCGGCGGCGGCGACCCGGTCCCGCAGTCGCAGGTAGTCCTCCGGCTGGAAGAACATCTGCGTGATCGCGTAGTCCGCGCCGGCGCGGCACTTGTCGACGAAGTGGCGGACGTCGGTGTCCCAGTCGGCGGAGCGCGGGTGCATCGCGGGGAAGGCCGCGACGCCGACGCAGAAGTCGCCGGACGTCTTGATGAGTTCGACGAGTTCGGCGGCGTAGGCGAGGCCGCGGGGGTGCGGCACCCACTCGCCCATCGGGTCGCCGGGCGGATCGCCGCGCAGGGCCAGCATGTTGCGGATCCCGGCGTCGGCGTACTGCCCGATGATGTTGCGCAGGTCCGCCACCGAGTGGTCGACCGCGGTGAGATGGGCGATGGGGGTGAGCGTGGTGGTCGAGGCGATGGCCTCGGTCGCCTTGACCGTGCCCGAGCGGGTGGAGCCGCCCGCGCCGTAGGTCACGGAGACGAAGTCGGGCGCCACGGCCTCGACCCGGCGCAACGCGTTCCAGAGGTTCCGCTCGCCCTTCGGGGTCTTCGGGGCGTAGAACTCGAACGAGTACGTCGTCTTGCCGGTCGAGAGCATGTCACGCACGGTGCGGGCGTGGTCCGACCTGGTGGATGCGGTGCCGAGGGCCATACCCGCAGGTTAGCCAGGGTGCGCCGGTCCCCCAACCAGATCACGGATTTTTGCCCGCTTTGTCTATTTCCTGTCCATCCTTTGGACAGACAGATAGGACAAACGGGTGACGCGGACAGACGGACCGGACGGGGATCGCTACCCCTGCCGCAGCCGCTTGGCGAACTCCGCCGCCGCCGCGCCCGGGTCGTCCGCCTCGGTGATCGCGCGGACGACGACGACCCGGCTCGCGCCCGCCGCCAGCACCTGGTCGAGGTTGCCGAGGTCGATGCCGCCGATGGCGAACCAGGGGCGGTCGGTGCCGAGCGAGGCGGCGTAGCGGACCAGGCCGAGGCCGGGGGCGGAGCGGCCCGGCTTGGTCGGGGTCGGCCAGCACGGCCCGGTGCAGAAGTAGTCCACGCCCTCCTGGACGGCGGCCGCGGCGGCCTCGGACTCGGAGTGCGTGGAGCGGCCGACGAGGATGCCGTCGCCGAGGATCGCGCGGGCCGCGGGGACCGGGAGGTCGCCCTGGCCCAGGTGTAGGACGGCGGGTCCCCGGGGGTGGGCCGCCCGGGCCGCGTGCGCCACGTCGGCCCGGTCGTTCACCGCGAGGGTCCTGCCGTACGCGCGGCACAGGTCGGCGAAGAGCTCCAGCAGACCCAGTTCCTCGTCCGCCTCCAGGCTCTTGTCGCGCAGCTGGACGATGTCGACGCCGTTGTCCAGCACCGCGTGCAGGAACTCCCGCAGATCGCCCTGGCGCTTGCGGGCGTCCGTGCAGAGGTAGAGCCGGGCGTCGGGGAGCTGGGCGCGGGCGTCGGTGTCCGGTGTGTCAGGCATGGGTGGGTCCCCCGCTGTCGATGGCGTACGGGCCGCGGGCCGGCGGCCGGCCGTAGTGAACCACGGCCGTGGCCCGCGCGGACCACGGCCCGTACGCCGGACGGTGTTCGGTTCAGCCGGCCCGCATCAGACGGCGAGCGCCTGGGCCCGGCGCTTCACCTCCGTGCCGCGGTTCTCGCTGAGCGCCTGCGCGGGGGTGCCGGGCAGGCTGTCATCGGGGGTGAAGAGCCACTCGAGCATCTCCTCGTCCGTGAAGCCGTCGTCCCGCAGGAGCGTCAGGGTTCCGGCCAGGCCCTTGACGACCTTCCGCTCGACCCCGTCGATGAAGGCGGCGGGGACGTGCAGGGCGCGGTTCTCACCACGGCGTACGGCGATGAGCTGGCCCTCCTTGACCAGCTGCCGCACACGCGTCACCTCGATGCCGAGGATCTCGGCGATGTCGGGGACGGTGAGCCAGGCGGGGACGAGAGCATCGATCTTTGCGTCAATCTCGGTCACAGGACAAGCCTGCCATCCCGCACTGACAGTCGGAAGCCAGGACCGTCCGACCTGGTGGTCCGCACTACGCCGTGGCCGTCTTCAGGGGCCTCGCCGGGTCGGTCAGCGCCACCGGGTCCATGGGCGTGCCCGCCTCGATCAGCCGCCGCCCCTGCGCCAGGTCCCGGGGCCGCCCCACCGCCAGCAGGGCGACCAGCCGGCCCGCGCGCAGCCAGCACACCGTCCAGGCCGGTCCGGACGGCTCGCCGCGCCACAGGGTGGTGTCGGCGGAGGCGTGGTGGCCGACGTACTGGACGAAGCGGCCGAACTGCTCGGACCAGAAGTACGGGACGGGGTCGTAGACCGCGGGGGTCTCGCCGGTGGCCTCGCCGATGATGCCGGCGGCCACCGTGCGCGGGCCCTGGAGGGCGTTGTCCCAGTGGTGGACCAGCAGGCGCTCGCGGTATCTGCGCGAGGGGAAGGAGGCGCAGTCGCCTACCGCGTAGACGTCCGGCGCGGAGGTGCGCAGACGGTCGTCGGCGACCACCTCGCCGTGGGTGCCGAGGGTGATGCCGGAGCCGGTGAGCCAGCCCGTGGCGGGCCGGGCGCCGATGCCCACGACCACCGCGTCCGCGGGCAGCCGCGAGCCGTCGTCGAGGAGCACGGCCGAGGGCTCGACGCGCTCCACGCGCGCGTGGGTGCGCAGGACGGCACCGGCGTCGGCGTACCAGGCGGCCATCGGGGCGGCCACCTCGGCGGGCAGCGCGCCGGCGAGCGGCCGGTCCGCGGCCTCGACGACCGTCACCGCGCAGCCGGCCTCGCGGGCCGCCGTGGCGAACTCGGCGCCGATCCAGCCCGCGCCGACGACCACGATGTCGTGCTGCCGGGCCAGCACCGGGCGCAGCCGTTCGGCGTCGTCCAGGGTGCGCAGCAGATGCACGCCGGGCACGCCCTCCGTGCCCGGCAGCCGGATCGGTTCGGCGCCGGTCGCCAGGACCAGGACGTCGTACGGCACCGGCCCCTCGGCGGTGTCCAGCTCGTGCTCCCCGGGGCGCACGCCGAGGACCTCGCGGCCGAGCCGCAGTTCGATGGAGAGGGCCTCGAAGTCCACGTCGAAGGCGGAGCCCTCGGCCGTGCCGAGCAGCACGGCCTTCGACAGCGGCGGCCGGTCGTACGGCTGGTGCGGCTCCGCGCCGATCAGCGTCACGGTGCCGGTGAAGCCCTGTTCCCGCAGGGCCACCGCGGTCTGCACCCCGGCCATGCCCGCGCCCACCACGACGACACGCCGTGGCGTGGAGTCTCCCCGTTCCCGCGTCCGCTCGCTCACCTGATCACCATAGTCACCTGACCATCAGTCAGTCAGCCGTCCGCTCGGTGACCTGCTCGACGACGCTCGTCCCACTGCCCGGCTGCGACTCCCACGCCCAGCGCTCCTCCAGCCGCACGCGACCGTCGGGCAGGTCGACGACCGTCGACACGCAGTGCCCCGAGGACGTCGTCCCGTCGTGCTTGAGCTGTACGTACCGGAAGTCCAGCCGGTCGCCCTGCCGCGTCCCCACCAGATGCCCGCGGACGACGTCGCCGCCCGCGTACTCGGCCCAGATCTCGCCGTCCTTCTCGTGATACGCGAACCGGGTGCGCGTCCCCACCTGACCGGGTGCCTGGTCGGCGACCGGGGCGAGGACGAGTCCGTCGAGCGAACGGGCCACGGGCGGAGGCTCCCTTACTGAGAGGTGCGGCATCGGGCTAGGGTGGCCAACGTAGAGCACTCGCGGGAGCCCGGACGCACCGGGCTGAGAGGGAGGCTGGCGGCCTCCGACCGTACGAACCTGATCCGGGTCATGCCGGCGAAGGGAGGAGCTGGACAGCCATGTCGCGTACGTCGGATCTGCCCGACACCTTCGACGTCCTGGTCGTCGGGGGCGGGATCATCGGCCTGGTCACGGCCTGGCGGGCCGCTCAACACGGGTTCGCCACCGCCGTCGTCGACCCCGGACCGGGCGGCGGGGCCGCCCAGGTGGCCGCCGGGATGCTGGCCGCCGTCACCGAGCTGCACTACGGCGAGCAGACCCTGCTCGGCCTGAATCTGGAGTCGGCCCGCCGCTACCCGGACTTCGTGGCCGAGCTCACCGACCTCACCGGCCAGGACCTCGGTTACCGCCGCAGCGGCACGCTCGCGGTCGCCCTGGACGCCGACGACCGGGCCCATCTGCGTGAACTGCACGCCTTGCAGCGGCAGTCGGGCCTGGACTCCGAGTGGCTGTCCGGACGGGAGTGCCGGCGCCTGGAGCCGATGCTCGCGCCGGGCGTGCGCGGGGGGCTCAGAGTCGACGGGGACCACCAGATCGACCCGCGCCGCCTGGCCGCCGCGCTGGTCACCGCGTGCGAGCGGACCGGGGTGGTGTTCCACCGCTCGTGGGCGGAGCGCCTGTCGGTCGTACGGGAGCGGGCGGCCGGTGTCGTCACGCGGGAGGGGGCCGCCCTGGGCGCCGGGCAGGTGGTGCTCGCCGCGGGCAGCCTCAGCGGGCGGCTGGCGGGCGTCCCGGAGGACGTGCTGCCGCCGGTGCGGCCCGTGAAGGGGCAGGTGCTGCGGCTGACCGTGCCCGCCCGGTACGCGCCGTTCCTGAGCCGGACCGTGCGGGCCGTGGTCCGCGGCAGCCAGGTGTACCTGGTGCCGCGCGTGAACGGCGAGCTGGTCGTCGGCGCGACCAGCGAGGAGCTGGGCTGGGACACCACGGTGACCGCGGGCGGGGTGTACGAGCTGCTGCGGGACGCCCACGAACTGGTCCCCGGGATCACCGAGCTGCCGCTCACCGAGACGCGGGCCGGGCTGCGTCCGGCCTCCCCCGACAACGCGCCGCTGCTCGGCCCGGCCGGACTGGACGGTCTGCTGCTGGCCACCGGCCACTACCGCAACGGCGTGCTGCTCACCCCGGTCACCGGCGACGCGCTCGCGCACGCCCTGGTCACGGGGGAACTCCCGGAGGAGGCCCGCCCCTTCACCCCGAGGCGCTTCGGCGCCGCCCGTACGGAGCAGCCGGTATGAACGTCCTGGTCAACGGCGAGCGGCGGGAGGTCGAGCCCGGCACCGCGCTCGACACGCTCGTCCGCTCCCTCACGGCGGCGCCCTCCGGGGTGGCCGCCGCCCTCAACGAAACCGTCGTCCCGCGCGCGCGGTGGTCCTCGACGCCCCTCTGCGAGGGGGACCGTGTCGAGGTCCTCACCGCCGTCCAAGGAGGCTGAACCATGGCCGACGATCCGCTTGTCATCGCCGGTACGTCCCTCACGTCCCGCCTGATCATGGGCACGGGCGGGGCGCCCAGCCTGGAGGTGTTGGAGCGGGCGCTGGCCGCCTCCGGCACGGAACTGACGACGGTCGCGATGCGGCGGGTCGATCCCCGCGTGCACGGTTCGGTGCTGTCGGTGCTGGAGAAGCTCGGGATCCGGGTGCTGCCGAACACCGCCGGGTGCTTCACCGCCGGGGAGGCCGTCCTCACCGCCCGTCTCGCGCGCGAGGCGCTCGGCACGGACCTGGTCAAGCTGGAGGTCATCGCCGACGAGCGGACCCTCCTGCCGGATCCGATCGAGCTGCTGGACGCCGCGGAGACGCTGGTGGACGACGGCTTCACCGTGCTGCCGTACACGAACGACGACCCCGTGCTCGCGCGGAAGCTGGAGGACGTGGGCTGCGCGGCGATCATGCCGCTGGGCTCGCCGATCGGGTCGGGGCTGGGCATTCGCAACCCGCACAACTTCCAGCTGATCGTCGAGCACGCGCGCGTGCCGGTGATCCTGGACGCGGGGGCCGGCACGGCGTCGGACGCGGCGCTGGCGATGGAGCTGGGGTGTGCCGGGGTGATGCTGGCGTCCGCCGTGACCCGGGCGCAGGACCCGGAGCGGATGGCCGCGGCCATGCGGCACGCGGTGGAGGCGGGGCGGCTGGCCCGGCTGGCGGGCCGGATCCCGCGGCGGCACTTCGCCGAGGCGTCGTCCCCCGCCGAGGGGCTGGCCGCGCTGGACCCGGAGCGCCCCGCGTTCTGAGACGAGGCGGGTCCGCCGCCGGGGCTGGTCCATCGCCGGGGCCGGTCCGCCGTAGGGGCGGGTCCGCCGTAGGGGCGGGTCCGCCTTGTGGGTTCCGTCACAGGACCGCTTCAGTCCCGCCCCGATCCTGGCCGAACCGGGGGCCGTGTCGGTGGCGGCTCGTACACTCACCTGCGTGGACACGACCCTTCAGGACCCTCTCGTCGGGCAGGTGCTCGACGGCCGCTATCGCGTCGAGGCGCGGATCGCCGTCGGCGGGATGGCCACGGTCTACCGGGCCCTGGACACCCGCCTGGACCGCGTGCTCGCGCTCAAGGTGATGCACCCGGCGCTCGCGGTGGACGGGTCGTTCGTCGAGCGCTTCATCCGGGAGGCGAAGTCCGTCGCCCGCCTCGCGCACCCGAACGTCGTGCAGGTCTTCGACCAGGGCACCGACGGGTCGTACGTCTACCTCGCCATGGAGTACGTCGCCGGCTGCACCCTGCGCGACGTGCTGCGTGACCGCGGCGCGCTCCAGCCGAGGGCCGCGCTGGACATCCTGGAGCCGGTGCTGGCCGCGCTCGGCGCCGCGCACCGCGCCGGGTTCGTCCACCGGGACATGAAGCCGGAGAACGTGCTGATAGGGGACGACGGCCGGGTCAAGGTCGCCGACTTCGGGCTCGTACGGTCCGTGGACACGGTCACCAACACCTCCGGGACCGTCCTGGGCACGGTGTCGTACCTCGCGCCCGAGCAGATCGAGAGCGGCACCGCCGATCCCCGCGTCGACGTGTACGCGTGCGGTGTCGTCCTGTACGAGATGCTGACCGGTGAGAAGCCGCACGACGGCGACTCGCCGGCGGTCGTGCTCTACAAGCACCTCCACGAGGACGTCCCGCCGCCCTCGGCGATCGTCCCGGGCATGCCGTACGAGCTGGACGAACTGGTCGCCTCCGCGACCGCCCGCAACCCCGCGATCCGGCCCTACGACGCGGTGGCCCTGCTCGCCCAGGCACGGGAGGCCCGCGCCCGGTTGAGCCTGGACCAGCTGGACGCGGTGCCGCCGCAGGCGGTCTCCACGACGCACGACAACGCCGACGACCGCACGAGCGTGATCCCGCGCTCGCTCACGGTGCCGCGGTCGCTGCCGGCTGACCGCGCCGGGGCCGACGGGGCCGGGGTCGACCGCACCAGCCGTCTGGAGTCCGGCCCGCCGCTGCCCCCGCGCAGCCGCACCCGCCCGCCACGCCGGCTGGTCACGATCGTGGCCGCCGTACTGCTGGTCCTCGGGGTCGGCG carries:
- the thiE gene encoding thiamine phosphate synthase; this encodes MPDTPDTDARAQLPDARLYLCTDARKRQGDLREFLHAVLDNGVDIVQLRDKSLEADEELGLLELFADLCRAYGRTLAVNDRADVAHAARAAHPRGPAVLHLGQGDLPVPAARAILGDGILVGRSTHSESEAAAAAVQEGVDYFCTGPCWPTPTKPGRSAPGLGLVRYAASLGTDRPWFAIGGIDLGNLDQVLAAGASRVVVVRAITEADDPGAAAAEFAKRLRQG
- a CDS encoding Rv2175c family DNA-binding protein, which gives rise to MTEIDAKIDALVPAWLTVPDIAEILGIEVTRVRQLVKEGQLIAVRRGENRALHVPAAFIDGVERKVVKGLAGTLTLLRDDGFTDEEMLEWLFTPDDSLPGTPAQALSENRGTEVKRRAQALAV
- a CDS encoding FAD-dependent oxidoreductase, with amino-acid sequence MSERTRERGDSTPRRVVVVGAGMAGVQTAVALREQGFTGTVTLIGAEPHQPYDRPPLSKAVLLGTAEGSAFDVDFEALSIELRLGREVLGVRPGEHELDTAEGPVPYDVLVLATGAEPIRLPGTEGVPGVHLLRTLDDAERLRPVLARQHDIVVVGAGWIGAEFATAAREAGCAVTVVEAADRPLAGALPAEVAAPMAAWYADAGAVLRTHARVERVEPSAVLLDDGSRLPADAVVVGIGARPATGWLTGSGITLGTHGEVVADDRLRTSAPDVYAVGDCASFPSRRYRERLLVHHWDNALQGPRTVAAGIIGEATGETPAVYDPVPYFWSEQFGRFVQYVGHHASADTTLWRGEPSGPAWTVCWLRAGRLVALLAVGRPRDLAQGRRLIEAGTPMDPVALTDPARPLKTATA
- the thiO gene encoding glycine oxidase ThiO produces the protein MSRTSDLPDTFDVLVVGGGIIGLVTAWRAAQHGFATAVVDPGPGGGAAQVAAGMLAAVTELHYGEQTLLGLNLESARRYPDFVAELTDLTGQDLGYRRSGTLAVALDADDRAHLRELHALQRQSGLDSEWLSGRECRRLEPMLAPGVRGGLRVDGDHQIDPRRLAAALVTACERTGVVFHRSWAERLSVVRERAAGVVTREGAALGAGQVVLAAGSLSGRLAGVPEDVLPPVRPVKGQVLRLTVPARYAPFLSRTVRAVVRGSQVYLVPRVNGELVVGATSEELGWDTTVTAGGVYELLRDAHELVPGITELPLTETRAGLRPASPDNAPLLGPAGLDGLLLATGHYRNGVLLTPVTGDALAHALVTGELPEEARPFTPRRFGAARTEQPV
- the thiS gene encoding sulfur carrier protein ThiS, with product MNVLVNGERREVEPGTALDTLVRSLTAAPSGVAAALNETVVPRARWSSTPLCEGDRVEVLTAVQGG
- a CDS encoding thiazole synthase, with translation MADDPLVIAGTSLTSRLIMGTGGAPSLEVLERALAASGTELTTVAMRRVDPRVHGSVLSVLEKLGIRVLPNTAGCFTAGEAVLTARLAREALGTDLVKLEVIADERTLLPDPIELLDAAETLVDDGFTVLPYTNDDPVLARKLEDVGCAAIMPLGSPIGSGLGIRNPHNFQLIVEHARVPVILDAGAGTASDAALAMELGCAGVMLASAVTRAQDPERMAAAMRHAVEAGRLARLAGRIPRRHFAEASSPAEGLAALDPERPAF